A window of Chryseobacterium sp. IHB B 17019 genomic DNA:
GCATATATGCCGCGTCACTTAACATTTCACATTGGTCAGGACAATATTCCGTACAAGCATAAAACCCGTAAAATCCTGATTCTGTAGCTACATAAGAATCCCCTGTTGCCCCTGCAATGATACAAGGATCGGTAGGCGATGGCGGATTACTGCTTGGAAGGCATTTGAACCAAGTATGATGCCCATAAACACCTGGGAATCCGTTATTAAGCTGTACACTCGCTCCCTGACAAACATTATATACCCCAGGCCCTACTTCTTCATAAGTTCCGGGCTGAAGATCCACCATCATGAAAGGAAGTCCGTAAGCATATCCATCCGCAAGGATCGACGGGCTTTCTGCGGTACAATCTCCATCAGTAACTTCCACCTTGAAGTTGTGCAGCATGTCATCTGTTCCGTTAATTGTCAGGGTCTGGGAATTTGCACCCGGAATTGCTACCCACGGATTAGGATTTGGTGATTGCCAATACCATTCCTGTTTGTACCATTGATAGCTGGCATACGTCTGTGTTGTAGAAAGTGTTTCGCTTTCAGAATTACAAAAAACCACGCTCCCGGAAAACATTGTTCCCAATCTTGGGCTTGTAATCGTTGGTGTACACTGCTGTGCCTTTATATTTAAAAAACTTAAAAACAAAAGGCTTAAAAAAATTAGTTTTGATTTCATATACTCAATTTAATTGTGTTGGTTTTAATATTAATCAAGCAATAACCTGATCCCGAATTTCAGATTGAAATTCAATGGTTTTTCTTTGTATACCGTATTTAATGAGCTGTTGTCCTTAAAATGATAGCTCACTCCCGGCTCAGCATAAATCCCTATATTTTTGATTACTTTCAATTGTAACCCCACGGCTCCGTTTACAGAAACCTGAATAGGCTTTTCGCTGATATTTTCTTTGGTCTCTTCTTTTATTACGCCATCAACGGTATATTTTGTTTTAATATCACCGGAAACTGCTTTCTCTATCACCGTTCCTCCTGCTACATAGCCTGTAAATGCGCCTTTCTCAACCACATTATAATTAACCTGAACAGGAATTCCCACATAATGAATATTCTGCTCGCTGCTGATAAAATTGGAACTGCTTCCCGTGGTAAGATCTGCAGAAAGCCTGGTATAATTAATTCCCGTTCCTATGCCCCATCTTTTACCCAAATTATAATACACGGAAGCCCCAAAGGTGATCGGTGTTTTATGCTTAATTTTTGCATCCACTTTTTTATCCTGATTGGCTATAAGAATCGCCATTAAAGGATCTGCTCCATAATCCATTCCCCATATTTCCGGAAGGCTGAGTGTGGTTCCGTTCAATGTGGCATATCCCGGATACTGCTCACTGGAATTTGAGGATGCATTTCCTGTAGCTACGCCTAACATCCATCTTTTGGGTTGGTTTTTGGCTAGTTTTGCTTTTTCCGCCTCTTCAAATTTTTCTTTCCATTCTCTTTCTTCTTTGGTCAGGAGCTCGTAATTTTCTTTTTCTCCGTTATTTTCTTTCTCTTTAATTGTATTTTCTTGAGCCAGATTTTGATTTTGGTTAAATAAATTCCCTTCCTGGTTTGGTTTTTCAACTTCCAGCACTGAATTGTACCAGATATTCGTTTCGGGATTATTTAAAGGATTTTCAAAAATATTTTTATTAAAAACATGACTTATGCTTGAATTAATTTCACTTAAATCATTTCTTTCGTTAAAATAATTCTCAACAGCTTTATTCTCTTTTTTAATTGATGGTTTCTGATGAGAAATCGCTTCTCCTGAGTTTGTTTTGGATTGATGAGATGAATATTTTGATTGTTTTGACGGTTCTTTTTTTCCATTAAAATCTAATAATTTACCTCCGATAAAAAACATAGCAATAGCAGCCGCAACCCCGCCAATACGATATAGCAGAGTTTTGTAATTCATTTTGACAGCATTTTTCTGAGCTTTAAGATCACTAAACCCAACAGCCTTTTTGGCATCATCCTCCCCGAATAACTCGGTGCTGATGTCATTCCATAGCCCGTCCGGAACATCTTCTGTGTGATCTTCCATTTTATTGCGCAGATCATTTAACCATTCATTATTCATATTGCGCTGCTTTTGACATTTTATATTCTTTTATTTTCTGGGCAAGCATTGCCTTTCCTCTGTGAAACTGGGAGGCAGAAGAATTCTCTGCGATGCCCATTATTTCTGCAATTTCTTTATGACTTTTCTTTTCGAAAACATAGAGGTTGAAAACCGTCCTGTACCCTTCCGGAAGTGAGCGTATCATCTTCATTATTGTATGCTGTGAAATTTCTTCTAAATCGGGCTCCTCCTCTTCAATTTGCTCATCCGGAATTTCAAAATCTCCTGAAACAGTCTTCAAATCAGGATTTTGTTTTATATGTTTTAAAGATTCATTCACTACTATCTTTGTAATCCAGGCTCTCAAAGAACCACTTCCCCGATATTCAAAAGACTCAATAGAGCGGAACATCTGTACAAAGCTGTTTTGTAAAACATCGTGAACATCCTCTTTATCAATAATATATCGCGAACAGACATAGGTAAGACTACCTGAATAAGCTCCAAAAAGCTCCTTCCAAGCGGCTTCCTCCTTTTTCAGAAGGCGGTTTACCAGAATCTGCTCATTATTTTCTTTCATTGATTCATTGCAACATCATCCATTGACTATTGATTTTACATAATGCAAAGATAGGCAAGCCTCAGAAGAGGCTCAACCTATTTGACAAATAACCATTACTTAATTTTTAACACTAATTGGGACATCGTATTTTATTGTCTGATAAGGGGTTAATTCTAGTCCGTCAACAGTTATTTTTTCAGCTTCCAATCCAAACCTCAAAGACCAGTCGTACCCAATGAAAAATCCTTTTTGCTTAGCCACCAACTTCACTACCGTGTTTTTTACAACTCCGTCCACAGGAATCTGAAAGGCTAAAGTTTTAGGCTCAAAAGATAATTCTACCACGTTCTGACCGCTATTTATCTTTGATTGATAATTTAATGTATATTCCACTTTCCCGATGTGCGCCAGTGCTGTATCTGCTTTTACCGGATCTGTTATGATCGTTTTTACAATTTCTCTCACCGGGAAATCCTTAAAAGTGATGATTGTATCTTTTGCTTTAAACTCAATGATCTTTTCGTTGAATTTACTTCCCTGTGAAGTCACCAATCTCGCTTTATAATTTCCGTTTACATCTTCCAGTTTTACTGGAGTCGGCTCGTATCTATCATCATTACAAGATGTTAGAGAAAGCCCCAAAAAGACAGTTAAACCCACTATTAAAGATTTAAGTACTGTTAATTTCTTCATATTCTGATTTTTTAGCATTAAATATTATTCCTTTGAGTACTCAACTATATAAATCAGGTTTTTCGGAAATCTTGCATGAGAATTAACAAAAATGTTTTAAAAAATTCATAACTAGTTGATCTTTAATAGTAAATTTTTTATGTTCTAAAAATTATTTTTAAGTTTTTTTATTTTAATACATTTGTTAAAACATCTTTTGAAATGAATTTTGAACAGGTCAATTTGCATCTAGACGCTTATAAAGAACACGACCAGATTCTTGATGCGGCAGAATATCTGATACGCTCATTTAATCTGGAACATGAAAATTTTGCAGGATTCGGATTCAGGCCGGAACTTTCCCCGAACTCAATGCTGCTAACAGCTGAAGGTGAATTGGGAGGGCCACAAAAAGTAATGATTCCTAAGAATTTATTTGATTTTGATCTTAATTTGGTTTTAAATATGGTAGCTCATGAAATGCTTCACGTACGTCAGAAAGCACCGGGACAAGTGGTTGAAGATAAGAATGAAAGGGAATTTCAGGCCTATTATGAAATGCTCTTTCATCAATTTTTCCCACAAATTCCGGAAGTTTCAGATTTTCATAAAAAGGCATTTGGAAACAAAGCACTGGAATATTACAAAAGAATGGGTGAAGGCTCTGAGCTTCAACAAAAATATGCAAAACAGAAAACAGAAGTAGAACACTTAATCAACTCATTATCATGACAATAAAACCCGAAATCTCGTGGACAGATTTTGAGAAAATAGATATCAGATGCGGAACGATAATTTCTGTAAGTGACTTTGAAAAGGCCAGAAATCCTTCTTATCAGCTAGAAATAGATTTTGGAGATTTGGGCATAAAAAAATCATCCGCACAGATCACAGCTCTTTATCACAAAGAAGAATTGGTCGGAAAACAGATTCTTGCCGTTGTTAATTTTCCGAAGAAACAGATCGCCAACTTTTTCAGCGAATGCCTTGTTTTGGGAGTGTACGGCGAAAACAAGCAGGAAGTAACATTAATTACAACATCACTTCCTACAAAGAATGGCCTTCAGGTTGGTTGATTTTTATGGGTGCAAAGTTTTAGTTCCCAAATCAGTAATTTGTCCAAAGGTTACTGTAACACTGCCGGTATTTTCATCCACATAACCGGTGCCATCATCAGCATCATAAGAAACCGTGTAATTTCCCTGTGGCAAGCCTGAAAACATAAAGAATCCGTCAGTATTAGGAATTGCAGTCGCGATAGTATCCGAAGCAACAATCGCATGTACCACTGCTTCAGCTGCCGCTGGCTGTACATATCCTTTTATCTGTCCGTTGGTAAGCTCAGAGAAAGTTCTGATCACTGGTTTTAAAATATAAGATCCGTTTCCTGTTGTTACGATAGACTTTCCTGCATCAAAATCTATCCATACGGTATAAGCTCCATTGGCCGCTAAAGTTTGGTGCCAGTTGAACTTGAGCCCGCTTTGCTGTGCAGACGGAGTTTGAAGCGGATGTGTAACTCCATTGACAACTAATGTATTATTCGGGCCTAAAATCATTCGCATCTGAGAAACTTCTCCTTCCGGCAATACTGCCTGACCTAATACCACATCGGTTCCGTTCTTAAAGTTTAGAAGGTTGTAAACTCCTGGATTTGGAAAGTTTAGGGCGACCCACTGTCCGTTGCTATTGATCTCAATCCCCCGAATATCAATATTAACAGCATCATAATCCGCAGGTCCGTCAGTAAGACGTACGTTTACTGTAGCTGTACCACTTTCGTCGGAATCATTGCATGAAGCGAAAAAAAGCACGCATATACAGCTGCCTAATAATATAAAATTTTTCATAGAATGATATTTTGTGTATAAATTAAACGTTTTTGGTAATTAATTTATTATGTATATTCGGGTTCGAAATGCAATAAAAATGATACAAAACATTCCTTTAGAAAGGATTTTATTTCTTGATATTGAGACAGTTCCCGGTGCAGCCTT
This region includes:
- a CDS encoding T9SS type A sorting domain-containing protein, whose protein sequence is MKSKLIFLSLLFLSFLNIKAQQCTPTITSPRLGTMFSGSVVFCNSESETLSTTQTYASYQWYKQEWYWQSPNPNPWVAIPGANSQTLTINGTDDMLHNFKVEVTDGDCTAESPSILADGYAYGLPFMMVDLQPGTYEEVGPGVYNVCQGASVQLNNGFPGVYGHHTWFKCLPSSNPPSPTDPCIIAGATGDSYVATESGFYGFYACTEYCPDQCEMLSDAAYMQLNFGNWSFCNLSTGETKPKENSLSIYPNPTSQFLYIGKVSEKKYTEISIIDMSGKLVQQKKDHIYSEPINVSSLVPGTYMVVSKSADGKIYKNKFIKK
- a CDS encoding outer membrane beta-barrel protein, which produces MNNEWLNDLRNKMEDHTEDVPDGLWNDISTELFGEDDAKKAVGFSDLKAQKNAVKMNYKTLLYRIGGVAAAIAMFFIGGKLLDFNGKKEPSKQSKYSSHQSKTNSGEAISHQKPSIKKENKAVENYFNERNDLSEINSSISHVFNKNIFENPLNNPETNIWYNSVLEVEKPNQEGNLFNQNQNLAQENTIKEKENNGEKENYELLTKEEREWKEKFEEAEKAKLAKNQPKRWMLGVATGNASSNSSEQYPGYATLNGTTLSLPEIWGMDYGADPLMAILIANQDKKVDAKIKHKTPITFGASVYYNLGKRWGIGTGINYTRLSADLTTGSSSNFISSEQNIHYVGIPVQVNYNVVEKGAFTGYVAGGTVIEKAVSGDIKTKYTVDGVIKEETKENISEKPIQVSVNGAVGLQLKVIKNIGIYAEPGVSYHFKDNSSLNTVYKEKPLNFNLKFGIRLLLD
- a CDS encoding RNA polymerase sigma factor, whose amino-acid sequence is MKENNEQILVNRLLKKEEAAWKELFGAYSGSLTYVCSRYIIDKEDVHDVLQNSFVQMFRSIESFEYRGSGSLRAWITKIVVNESLKHIKQNPDLKTVSGDFEIPDEQIEEEEPDLEEISQHTIMKMIRSLPEGYRTVFNLYVFEKKSHKEIAEIMGIAENSSASQFHRGKAMLAQKIKEYKMSKAAQYE
- a CDS encoding DUF4840 domain-containing protein; translated protein: MKKLTVLKSLIVGLTVFLGLSLTSCNDDRYEPTPVKLEDVNGNYKARLVTSQGSKFNEKIIEFKAKDTIITFKDFPVREIVKTIITDPVKADTALAHIGKVEYTLNYQSKINSGQNVVELSFEPKTLAFQIPVDGVVKNTVVKLVAKQKGFFIGYDWSLRFGLEAEKITVDGLELTPYQTIKYDVPISVKN
- a CDS encoding tRNA-binding protein, which encodes MTIKPEISWTDFEKIDIRCGTIISVSDFEKARNPSYQLEIDFGDLGIKKSSAQITALYHKEELVGKQILAVVNFPKKQIANFFSECLVLGVYGENKQEVTLITTSLPTKNGLQVG
- a CDS encoding DUF4382 domain-containing protein, whose amino-acid sequence is MKNFILLGSCICVLFFASCNDSDESGTATVNVRLTDGPADYDAVNIDIRGIEINSNGQWVALNFPNPGVYNLLNFKNGTDVVLGQAVLPEGEVSQMRMILGPNNTLVVNGVTHPLQTPSAQQSGLKFNWHQTLAANGAYTVWIDFDAGKSIVTTGNGSYILKPVIRTFSELTNGQIKGYVQPAAAEAVVHAIVASDTIATAIPNTDGFFMFSGLPQGNYTVSYDADDGTGYVDENTGSVTVTFGQITDLGTKTLHP